A portion of the Blastocatellia bacterium genome contains these proteins:
- a CDS encoding 4Fe-4S binding protein, with protein MAERRRNWKETIARFLLLDLIKGLLVTFKYQAPKHCYTEQYPKVRPKIAERFRGAPRLNLDPETGETLCIACNLCAVACPENLITVIETVKEYVDHEGKTKKKRVLADYTYDTSRCMFCGHCQDVCPTYAIELTQEFELAIYRRKDFVWSWEMLEKGIEQPIYTR; from the coding sequence ATGGCCGAGAGACGACGCAACTGGAAGGAAACGATTGCTCGGTTCCTGTTGCTCGACCTCATCAAGGGGTTGCTGGTGACCTTCAAGTATCAGGCGCCGAAGCATTGTTACACCGAACAATATCCCAAGGTGCGACCGAAGATCGCCGAACGGTTTCGGGGAGCGCCCCGATTGAATCTCGATCCGGAGACGGGCGAGACGCTCTGCATTGCGTGCAACCTGTGCGCCGTCGCCTGTCCGGAAAATCTCATCACGGTGATCGAAACCGTCAAGGAATACGTTGATCACGAGGGGAAGACGAAAAAGAAGCGGGTGCTCGCCGACTACACCTACGATACGTCGCGCTGCATGTTCTGCGGCCATTGCCAGGATGTCTGTCCGACCTACGCCATCGAGCTGACGCAGGAGTTCGAGCTGGCCATCTATCGGCGAAAGGATTTCGTCTGGTCGTGGGAGATGCTGGAGAAGGGAATCGAGCAAC
- a CDS encoding NADH-quinone oxidoreductase subunit D, with the protein MAAREMVLNMGPQHPSTHGVLRVILKLDGETVIDLDCDIGYLHRGVEKICENRTYVHIEPYFDRLDYVAAVSNDLCYVETVEKIAGIEVPEKARYIRVILTELQRIASHLLWLGTHAMDIGAVTIFLYAFREREEILKIFENYFGARLTANAFRIGGLQYDIYDGFEEQVREFCRIFPERLREYETILNENRIWLQRTVGIGILTAEEAKDLGVTGPVLRASGVKWDIRKAFPYEVYDQVEFDIPVGENGDTYDRYLVRMEEMRQSRRIILQCLDKLKTLHPGPILGKVPKIIRPPLGEVYHSIESPKGELGIYLVSNGTSFPERLRIRPPSLINLQALKKMAVGHLVADVVALIGSIDIVLGEVDR; encoded by the coding sequence CTGGCGGCGCGCGAGATGGTCCTCAACATGGGGCCGCAGCACCCCTCGACGCACGGCGTGCTGCGGGTGATCCTCAAACTCGACGGGGAAACCGTCATTGATCTGGACTGCGACATCGGCTATCTCCACCGGGGCGTCGAGAAGATTTGCGAGAATCGCACCTACGTTCACATCGAACCCTATTTTGATCGTCTCGACTATGTGGCCGCCGTCTCCAACGATCTCTGTTACGTCGAGACGGTGGAGAAGATCGCCGGGATCGAGGTGCCGGAGAAAGCCCGCTACATTCGCGTCATCCTGACCGAGCTTCAGCGCATTGCCAGTCACCTGCTTTGGCTGGGCACGCATGCGATGGATATCGGGGCGGTCACGATCTTTCTCTACGCTTTCCGCGAGCGCGAGGAGATTCTGAAAATCTTCGAGAATTACTTCGGTGCGCGGCTGACGGCCAATGCCTTCCGCATCGGCGGCCTCCAATACGACATCTACGACGGCTTCGAGGAGCAGGTGCGCGAGTTCTGTCGGATCTTTCCCGAACGACTCCGCGAGTATGAGACGATCTTGAACGAGAACCGCATCTGGTTACAGCGCACCGTCGGCATCGGCATCCTGACGGCGGAGGAGGCCAAAGACCTCGGCGTCACGGGGCCGGTCCTCCGGGCCTCGGGCGTGAAGTGGGATATTCGCAAGGCCTTTCCTTACGAAGTCTACGATCAGGTGGAGTTCGACATCCCCGTGGGAGAGAACGGGGATACCTATGATCGCTACCTCGTGCGCATGGAGGAGATGCGCCAGAGCCGACGCATCATCCTCCAGTGCCTGGACAAACTGAAGACATTGCATCCGGGGCCGATCCTGGGAAAAGTGCCCAAGATCATCCGCCCGCCACTTGGCGAGGTCTATCATTCGATTGAGTCGCCCAAAGGGGAATTGGGGATTTATCTCGTGAGCAACGGGACGTCGTTCCCGGAGCGACTGCGGATTCGCCCGCCCTCGCTCATCAATTTGCAGGCGCTCAAGAAAATGGCCGTCGGGCATCTGGTGGCCGATGTGGTGGCGCTCATCGGCTCGATTGATATTGTCCTGGGGGAAGTGGACCGATGA
- a CDS encoding NADH-quinone oxidoreductase subunit C — protein sequence MPEEKQEKPATKPAPPAAKAPPTLPMADISETPLVRRLAEHFPGAVIEAQEIFGLPTLRIARDHIVAVCQFLRDDPETQFDFLTDLTARHIPEAEKPFQVIYHLYSFSRNVRLRLKVDLAEGQTCPSVVSVWGAANWMEREAYDLVGVRFEGHPDLRRLLLPEDWDGHPLRKDYPLTFRYNRWTAEHLNMIEFREGTEYSGRFE from the coding sequence ATGCCAGAAGAGAAACAAGAAAAGCCAGCAACCAAGCCTGCACCGCCGGCGGCCAAAGCGCCCCCGACGCTCCCGATGGCCGACATTTCCGAGACTCCCCTGGTCCGCCGATTGGCCGAGCACTTCCCCGGGGCGGTTATTGAAGCGCAGGAGATCTTCGGGTTGCCCACGCTCCGCATCGCTCGGGATCACATTGTCGCCGTCTGTCAGTTCTTGCGCGATGATCCGGAGACGCAGTTCGACTTCCTCACCGATCTGACGGCCCGTCACATTCCCGAGGCGGAGAAGCCCTTCCAGGTGATCTATCATCTCTACTCCTTTTCCCGAAATGTGCGCTTGCGGTTGAAGGTTGATCTGGCCGAAGGCCAAACCTGTCCGAGCGTCGTCTCGGTGTGGGGAGCGGCCAACTGGATGGAGCGCGAGGCCTATGATCTCGTGGGGGTGAGGTTCGAGGGGCATCCCGATCTCCGGCGGTTGCTTTTGCCCGAAGACTGGGACGGTCATCCGCTGCGCAAGGACTATCCTCTGACATTTCGCTACAATCGCTGGACGGCTGAGCATCTCAATATGATCGAGTTCCGCGAGGGCACGGAGTATAGCGGGAGGTTCGAGTAG